A region from the Thermoleophilaceae bacterium genome encodes:
- a CDS encoding response regulator transcription factor → MGLNGHARSQTARVLVVDDHSAVREGIEALLAGEPGLEPVGAAGRAQEALELARETRPDVAIVDFQLGDRDGLSLCRQLKELPDPTRVVLYSAYADGPLALAGVIAGADGVVHKSALAAELCDTVRAVAAGRTAIPPPPPRVQAVVAAKLDPEDLPILAMLIDGTDPDEIANVLGIRPRWLQARRWAMLERLRRMPTRRGVDSSDWPTGALPA, encoded by the coding sequence ATGGGGCTGAACGGCCATGCGCGCTCGCAGACCGCTCGCGTGCTCGTCGTCGACGACCACTCCGCGGTGCGCGAGGGGATCGAAGCGCTCCTCGCGGGCGAGCCGGGACTCGAGCCGGTGGGGGCGGCGGGGCGAGCCCAGGAGGCCCTCGAGCTGGCGCGGGAGACGCGGCCCGACGTAGCGATAGTCGACTTCCAGCTGGGCGACCGCGACGGCCTGTCGCTGTGCCGCCAGCTCAAGGAGCTTCCCGACCCCACGCGCGTCGTTCTCTACAGCGCGTACGCCGACGGCCCGCTGGCGCTGGCGGGAGTGATCGCCGGCGCTGACGGCGTGGTGCACAAGTCCGCGCTCGCCGCCGAGCTCTGCGACACCGTTCGCGCGGTGGCCGCAGGCCGCACCGCGATCCCGCCGCCGCCGCCGCGCGTGCAGGCGGTGGTGGCGGCCAAGCTCGATCCCGAAGACCTGCCCATCCTCGCGATGCTCATCGACGGAACCGATCCAGACGAGATCGCGAACGTGCTCGGCATCCGGCCGCGCTGGCTTCAGGCCCGCCGCTGGGCGATGCTCGAGCGGCTGCGCCGCATGCCCACGCGGCGCGGCGTGGATTCGTCGGACTGGCCGACGGGTGCACTCCCTGCCTAA
- a CDS encoding HAMP domain-containing sensor histidine kinase → MSRRTVPFTAAESNGSDRESHAVVGHYTPLFSRVAALNAAVVVGACVVTILVLSPRKFHSFAASEAVVLAAALALVVVINLVLLRRALRPLEDLTALARKVDLTRPGQRVPVGPYKSEASELAVTFNEMLSRLENERRDATRRVLAAQEGERLRIAQELHDEVGQTLTAVLLQLGKSARQADPKLEAELLETQETARASLEDVRRISRELRPEALDDLGLTSALVALTERFAQGVGLKVRRNLDRELPTLSEEAELVIYRVAQEALTNVARHSESDTAELSLTRANGRLTLRVLDDGRGFDPQRAEGGGLRGMRERAVLVGAQLAVMRRPRGGTEVRLTVPLGEDAE, encoded by the coding sequence ATGTCCCGCCGGACCGTGCCGTTCACAGCGGCCGAGAGCAACGGCTCAGACCGTGAGTCGCACGCCGTGGTCGGCCATTACACACCCCTGTTCTCGCGCGTGGCGGCGCTCAATGCCGCCGTGGTGGTCGGCGCGTGCGTGGTCACGATCCTCGTCCTCTCGCCACGCAAGTTCCACTCGTTTGCCGCGAGCGAGGCGGTCGTGCTCGCCGCGGCTCTTGCGCTCGTGGTGGTTATCAACCTCGTGCTGCTGCGGCGCGCTCTGCGGCCGCTGGAGGACCTCACCGCTCTCGCACGCAAGGTCGACCTCACCCGGCCTGGCCAGCGCGTGCCGGTGGGGCCCTACAAGTCCGAGGCGAGCGAGCTGGCGGTGACCTTCAACGAGATGCTCTCGCGCCTCGAGAACGAGCGCCGCGACGCCACCCGGCGCGTGCTCGCCGCGCAGGAAGGCGAGCGGCTGCGGATCGCGCAGGAGCTCCACGACGAGGTGGGGCAGACCCTCACCGCCGTGCTGCTCCAGCTCGGCAAGAGCGCGCGGCAGGCGGACCCCAAGCTCGAGGCGGAGCTGCTCGAGACCCAGGAGACGGCGCGAGCGTCGCTCGAGGACGTGCGCCGCATCTCGCGCGAGCTGCGGCCGGAGGCGCTCGACGACCTCGGCCTCACGAGCGCGCTCGTGGCGCTCACCGAGCGCTTCGCCCAGGGCGTGGGGCTCAAGGTGCGGCGCAACCTCGACCGCGAGCTGCCCACGCTCAGCGAGGAGGCTGAGCTCGTGATCTACCGCGTGGCCCAGGAGGCGCTCACGAACGTGGCGCGCCACTCCGAGAGCGACACCGCGGAGCTGAGTCTCACGCGCGCGAACGGGAGGCTGACGCTGCGCGTGCTCGACGACGGCAGGGGCTTCGACCCGCAGAGGGCGGAGGGCGGAGGCCTGCGCGGCATGCGCGAGCGCGCGGTGCTCGTTGGGGCGCAGCTTGCGGTGATGCGGCGGCCGCGCGGAGGCACCGAGGTGCGGCTCACCGTGCCGCTCGGCGAGGACGCGGAATGA
- a CDS encoding response regulator transcription factor, giving the protein MTPLKTRILLADDHAVVRRGLRLVLESEPDLEVVAEVGDGAEAVERALGDDVDLAILDVTMPRMTGLHAASELHRRRPELRVLILSMHDNEQYLFEALKAGASGYVLKSVADRDLVEACRATMRGEPFLYPGAINALIKDFLERARAGEDVSDPLSPRETEIVKLIAEGHTGREIAEALVISEKTVERHRSNILEKLGMRDRVELTRYAIRRGLVEP; this is encoded by the coding sequence ATGACCCCCCTGAAGACGCGCATCCTGCTCGCCGACGACCACGCCGTGGTGCGGCGCGGGCTGCGGCTCGTGCTCGAGTCGGAGCCGGATCTCGAGGTGGTGGCAGAGGTGGGAGACGGCGCGGAGGCCGTGGAGCGCGCGCTCGGCGATGACGTGGACCTCGCGATCCTCGACGTGACGATGCCGCGGATGACCGGGCTGCACGCCGCCTCGGAGCTCCACCGCCGCCGGCCCGAGCTGCGCGTGCTGATCCTCTCGATGCACGACAACGAGCAGTACCTGTTCGAGGCGCTCAAGGCGGGCGCCTCAGGCTACGTGCTCAAGTCGGTGGCCGATCGCGATCTGGTGGAGGCGTGCCGCGCCACCATGCGCGGGGAGCCGTTCCTCTACCCGGGGGCGATCAATGCGCTGATCAAGGACTTCCTCGAGCGCGCGCGTGCGGGAGAGGACGTGAGCGACCCGCTAAGCCCGCGCGAGACCGAGATCGTCAAGCTGATCGCGGAGGGTCACACCGGCCGCGAGATCGCGGAGGCGCTCGTGATCAGCGAGAAGACCGTGGAGCGCCACCGGTCGAACATCCTCGAAAAGCTCGGGATGCGCGACCGGGTGGAGCTCACGCGGTACGCGATCAGGCGGGGGCTCGTTGAGCCGTAG
- a CDS encoding DUF4235 domain-containing protein, with the protein MKLLFLPFSILGGLIAGFVSKKIFEQIWGLIDEEEPPEAKHREIETGKLVAALVLEGAIFKLMRGLADHQSRRGFAKVTGSWPGEEAPEPE; encoded by the coding sequence ATGAAGCTGCTGTTCCTGCCGTTCAGCATCCTCGGTGGGCTGATCGCGGGATTCGTGTCGAAGAAGATCTTCGAGCAGATCTGGGGCCTGATCGACGAAGAGGAGCCACCGGAAGCGAAGCACCGGGAGATCGAGACGGGCAAGCTCGTGGCGGCACTCGTCCTCGAAGGCGCGATCTTCAAGCTGATGCGCGGCCTGGCGGATCACCAGAGCCGGCGCGGCTTCGCCAAGGTCACGGGCTCGTGGCCGGGAGAAGAAGCTCCCGAGCCGGAGTGA
- a CDS encoding YihY/virulence factor BrkB family protein — translation MSQSQTTDRSVIDTRAPDAPTDLRTRSWFGVLKRTVKEFSNDNLTDWAAALTYYGVLAIFPALIALVSILGLIGHSATQPLLNNLNTLAPGPGKQIFTNAITNMQKSQGAAGVLFFVGIGAAIWSASGYVGAFMRASNAIYEIEEGRPIYIKRPVQLLITVVTLILVAASAVAVVVTGGLAKRVGDLIGVGNTAVTIWDIAKWPVLILIVAFIFSILYWAAPNVKQPRFRWLTPGGIVAVIVWIVASALFALYVANFSSYNKTYGALGGVIAFLVWLWISNIAVLLGAELNAELERGRQLEAGVPPGDTIAVEPRSEPKET, via the coding sequence ATGAGCCAGAGTCAGACCACGGACAGGTCGGTCATCGACACGCGCGCGCCCGACGCCCCCACGGATCTCCGCACCCGCTCGTGGTTCGGCGTGCTCAAGCGCACCGTCAAGGAGTTCTCGAACGACAACCTCACCGACTGGGCGGCCGCGCTCACCTACTACGGCGTGCTTGCGATCTTCCCGGCGCTGATCGCGCTCGTCTCGATCCTCGGCCTGATCGGGCACTCGGCCACGCAGCCGCTTCTCAACAACCTCAACACCCTCGCGCCCGGGCCGGGCAAGCAGATCTTCACCAACGCGATCACGAACATGCAGAAGAGCCAGGGCGCGGCCGGCGTTCTGTTCTTCGTGGGCATCGGCGCCGCGATCTGGTCCGCGTCCGGCTACGTGGGCGCCTTCATGCGCGCCTCCAACGCGATCTACGAGATCGAGGAGGGGCGCCCGATCTACATCAAGCGCCCGGTGCAGCTCCTCATCACAGTGGTGACGCTGATCCTCGTCGCAGCCAGCGCGGTGGCCGTCGTGGTCACGGGCGGGCTGGCCAAGCGAGTGGGCGACCTCATCGGAGTCGGCAACACGGCCGTGACCATCTGGGACATCGCGAAGTGGCCCGTGCTCATCCTGATCGTGGCCTTCATCTTCTCGATCCTGTACTGGGCCGCGCCGAACGTGAAGCAGCCGCGCTTCCGCTGGCTCACGCCGGGCGGCATCGTGGCGGTGATCGTCTGGATCGTCGCGTCCGCGCTGTTCGCGCTGTACGTGGCCAACTTCAGCTCGTACAACAAGACCTACGGCGCTCTCGGCGGCGTGATCGCCTTCCTCGTATGGCTCTGGATCTCCAACATCGCCGTGCTGCTCGGCGCCGAGCTGAACGCAGAGCTCGAGCGCGGGCGTCAGCTCGAGGCCGGAGTGCCGCCGGGGGATACGATCGCGGTGGAACCGCGATCCGAGCCGAAGGAGACTTGA
- a CDS encoding LysR family transcriptional regulator: MQVKHGLPLRVSLDELRWFVAVAELGRVTQAAEELHISQPALSRALARMQRELGVSLFDRSGRTLRLNRYGERFLAHARRALAEIESGREAVEELAGAEHGTVSLGFAPTLSTWLVPALVSAFRSEHPGPRFQLHQDAVGQLVNALHDGGVDLLLTPRPGDPQLSWRELGKERLQLVVPPTHKLARRKRVRLAEAAGERFVMLKHAFDFRDLVEDLCRAAGFEPESGFEAEDVASARALVAAGLGVAVVPPLHGGGAGLGAGAPHIELSDSTAVRSIGIVWEENRYRSPATELFRTFALERGRPFI, from the coding sequence ATGCAGGTGAAGCATGGTTTGCCGCTGCGGGTGAGTCTCGACGAGCTGCGCTGGTTCGTTGCCGTTGCCGAGCTGGGGCGTGTGACGCAGGCGGCGGAGGAGCTGCACATCAGCCAGCCGGCTCTTTCGCGCGCGCTTGCGCGGATGCAGCGCGAGCTGGGGGTGAGCCTGTTCGACCGCAGCGGGCGCACCCTGCGGCTCAACCGCTACGGCGAGCGCTTCCTCGCGCACGCGCGAAGGGCGCTGGCAGAGATCGAGTCGGGCCGCGAGGCGGTGGAGGAGCTGGCGGGCGCGGAGCACGGCACGGTATCGCTGGGCTTTGCGCCGACGCTCAGCACCTGGCTGGTGCCGGCGCTGGTGTCCGCCTTCCGGAGCGAGCATCCCGGGCCGCGCTTCCAGCTCCATCAGGACGCGGTCGGGCAGCTCGTGAACGCGCTGCACGACGGTGGCGTGGATCTCCTGCTCACACCGCGTCCCGGCGACCCGCAGCTGAGCTGGCGTGAGCTGGGCAAGGAGCGGTTGCAGCTCGTGGTGCCACCCACGCACAAGCTGGCCCGGCGAAAGCGCGTGCGGCTCGCGGAGGCGGCGGGCGAGCGCTTTGTGATGCTGAAGCACGCATTCGACTTCCGCGACCTCGTTGAGGACCTCTGCCGCGCGGCCGGCTTCGAGCCGGAAAGCGGCTTCGAGGCCGAGGATGTGGCGAGCGCCCGGGCGCTCGTGGCCGCCGGGCTCGGGGTGGCCGTGGTGCCGCCGCTTCACGGTGGCGGCGCCGGCCTTGGCGCCGGCGCCCCCCACATAGAGCTGAGCGACAGCACGGCGGTGCGGAGCATCGGGATCGTGTGGGAGGAGAACCGCTACCGGTCCCCCGCCACGGAGCTGTTCCGCACCTTCGCGCTCGAGCGCGGGCGCCCGTTCATTTAG